The window TATACGCATATGTTCATTATAATTAAGCATAAATCCTGTTATTTTACCGTTTTTATCCATCTTCCAATCAATTAATTGCTCCGCACTCGTACTTCCAGCCACATGATCCGCAATGGCACTATTAATCGCTTGTGTTGCTATCTGCTTTATGCGTACTTTTGCCAAATTCATCAGTGGAGGTCTAAGATTACGTTCTACGAAAATAAAAAACTGCACGCTAAATAAGACAAAGATGAGAAGACCGATCAACAGCACCTTTTTGCGGTTTGTTTTACCTGTAGGTCTGCTTCTCCAGCGTCGCCTTAGCAGCATCCCATTCCCTCCCCTAGCCACTCAAATCAATTAGTACTACCTTATGCGGACATGGAGTGAAAAAGAAGACACGTTCCCCACAGCAAGTCCACTCAACCGGTCATACATTCATCTCCATTGTTATTCTAACTTTCCCCATTCCCATTCCATTTGTATCCCGTCTTATTCGTTATCGAGTCTGAACCCAATGGGTCTAACTGGATTACGCCTGCAGATTTCCCCATCCCTTCTGTAACCTCTCTCGTCTGGGTTCCTACGTATACGTTCTTCTCACTGAGACACAACCCATCCGTACATCCGTATCTTCTCGCTTCTGCGACCCATCATCAATGCAACTTCCTACGTGAGTCTCATCCATTCAGGGCAACTCATGTCAGCACCATATCGACCCCGCATTACCTTGACTATGCCACCACATCCTTCAGCCGACACAATTTGTCCTATCCTATCCTGTCCTGTCCTGTCCACGTACCTGTATCTCATCTCATTGACATCTTCCATCCAACGTCACCTCACTTTGCGTCCAACCCAACTTTTCACCACCTCTATGGACACTATCCCCATCACTCAGAAATTAGAAAACCATTCGATTTCTAATTAAATTTTTCCATTTTCCCTTGAAATAAGATCATATGTTTGGTATATTATTAATAGGAACATATATTCTCATTTCTGGACAAACGGAGAGATGCATATGAATTTTGCAAGTATGTCACTTGAGCAATTTCAAAATCATTTTTCCACTGACAGTGCTTGCATTGAGTATATTTTTCATACTAAGTGGCCTGAAGGTTTTAGCTGCCCGCGTTGTAAACACAGCCATGCTTATGTGACAACTACCCGTCGTCTTCCGCTTTACGAATGCAGTCACTGTCGCCATCAAACGTCTCTTATATCCGGGACAATTATGGAGGGAAGTCGAACTGGACTGAGTAAATGGATGCTGGCTCTTTTTCTTTTCTCCCGTACAAATAAAGGTACGACCGCAATCGAACTTTCTAAATTTATCAAGGTTACTTATAAAACTGCTTGGCTAATCTTGTATAAAATCCGTTCTATGATTCATAGCTCCGATGATCAAACTCCGCTTTCGGGCTCAGTTTGTATTAATTCGGCTATCTACGGACGACCTTATAATCCTTCTGTTCACAAACACCAGCAAGAGCATCTTCTTCTTATAGGCAAATCAGTTAATGAATGGAATGAATCTACCTACCTCAAAATCAAGCATGTTCTTCTTACGAATCCAAAAGAAAGACATATTCCTCGATTTGAAACAAAAGCCTTTCAACAACTGCACATAGAATCAGATATCCAAAATATTGAGATAGTTACAGGTTTTTATACCCACACACGACTTCGACCATTGCTCGTATTCGCTAAACAAGCTAGTAAATGGATAAATAACACCTTCCATGGCCTCGGACCCAAACATTTACAAAAGTATTTAGACGAATTTAGTTATCGACTAAACCTTTCTTCAAAAAACAAACCTATTTTTGCCCATTTAGTTCAACTCTGCTTCAAACCCGCTAGCTACTAATAAGACAAATAGTAGTATTAAATTTGGTCATTCAATTTTCAATTTCTGTAATTATAGAAATAAAACTAATGATCAATTGACGAAAAACTTGATCACGTATACATACATACATTCATACATTCATTCATTCTTTCGTTCGTATACATTCATTCTTTCGTTCGTATATTCATTCGTTCATTCTTAATGAATTCTTTCATTCTGAGTTAAAGGGATAGTGGACATAGGGGATTGGAAGTGAAAGACCATCTTTGTTGAAAGCTTGGTCAAGTATTGGATTCATAGTTTGGAGTTTGGAGTTGGGTGCTTGGTTCTTGGTTCTTGGTTCTTGGTTCTTGGTTCTCGGTTCTCGGTTCTTGATTCTTGGTTCTGGGTTCTGGGTTCTTAAATGGAGTAAAAAAGCTGAACCCCTTAACATCTAGGAGTTCAGCTTTGTTTCATTTTATAATTTCTCGGAGTTCGTCCCAAGATACAATCCTAGGTAGGTTCAAGTGCTGATTATACGATCTATCTTTCACATATAAGTTCAATGGGAGGTGGGTCAAGGTTTCCAGAACGGCCGGTTTATCATCGAAATAATAATCCAAGTTCAGTTTTTCAATAATATGTACTTTCTCGGAATCACTCATCCCACAATAAAAATGTCCCTCAACTACCGGGAAACCGTTGGCAATTAACCAGTTTTTTGTTCGTTCTGTATGCTCTTGGGCTCTTGCCGTAATATAGTAGACCTCATGACCTTGTTGTACTAATTCCTGCAAGATATCTACGGCATAAGGAAAAGAAGGACACTGCGAATAATAAATGTCGTCGCGGAGGCTAAACCAGAGCTTGCCTCCTTCTTCTTTCGTCAAACCGAAGGCACTGTGAATTTCCATCGTCGTTAAGGCATGGAACGCATCCAACCCAATATTTTGCTTTAGCTTCTGGTTATAAATATGAAAGGCATGTTCTCTTA is drawn from Paenibacillus sp. V4I7 and contains these coding sequences:
- a CDS encoding IS1595 family transposase, translated to MNFASMSLEQFQNHFSTDSACIEYIFHTKWPEGFSCPRCKHSHAYVTTTRRLPLYECSHCRHQTSLISGTIMEGSRTGLSKWMLALFLFSRTNKGTTAIELSKFIKVTYKTAWLILYKIRSMIHSSDDQTPLSGSVCINSAIYGRPYNPSVHKHQQEHLLLIGKSVNEWNESTYLKIKHVLLTNPKERHIPRFETKAFQQLHIESDIQNIEIVTGFYTHTRLRPLLVFAKQASKWINNTFHGLGPKHLQKYLDEFSYRLNLSSKNKPIFAHLVQLCFKPASY